From a single Paraburkholderia sp. D15 genomic region:
- a CDS encoding pseudouridine synthase, translating into MRLLALNKPFGTICQFSPHETRASLADWVKVPGVYPAGRLDSDSEGLLLLTDDGALQARIAEPRHKLIKRYWAQVEGAVDSAALTKLARGVDLGDYVTQPCRAEYVEPGDTLWTRTPPIRYRAAIPTTWIELSITEGKNRQVRRMTAAVGFPTLRLVRVGIGALDIFSLGLQPGHSVELPSRAPWDGVA; encoded by the coding sequence ATGCGCCTTCTCGCCCTGAACAAACCGTTCGGCACCATCTGCCAGTTCTCTCCTCACGAAACGCGCGCGTCGCTGGCCGACTGGGTCAAGGTGCCGGGCGTCTATCCGGCCGGCCGTCTCGATTCCGACAGCGAGGGCCTGCTGCTGCTCACCGACGACGGCGCCTTGCAGGCGCGCATTGCCGAACCGCGTCACAAGCTCATCAAACGTTATTGGGCTCAGGTGGAAGGCGCCGTCGATAGCGCCGCGCTGACGAAGCTCGCTCGCGGCGTCGACCTCGGCGACTATGTGACGCAGCCGTGTCGCGCGGAATACGTCGAACCGGGCGATACGCTGTGGACTCGCACGCCGCCGATCCGCTATCGCGCCGCGATCCCGACGACGTGGATCGAGTTGTCCATCACCGAGGGCAAGAATCGCCAGGTGCGCAGGATGACCGCCGCGGTGGGATTTCCGACGCTGCGTCTGGTGCGCGTCGGCATCGGCGCGCTCGATATTTTTTCGCTTGGACTGCAACCGGGACACAGCGTCGAATTGCCGTCGCGGGCGCCTTGGGACGGTGTCGCCTGA
- a CDS encoding DUF192 domain-containing protein: MRFSMRSSIARFAVAVALPLAALSFAASTAPAHAQDMPSGAKQPSEFPRVKLTAGMFVIDAAVAANDADREQGLMYRTTLAPNEGMLFVFNERAVHCFWMKNTLIPLSIAFMRADGTVTDIDEMQAETTDNHCPKNNGVYALEMSKGWFTSKGIKPGMKIQGLPAAQQ; the protein is encoded by the coding sequence GTGCGATTTTCCATGCGCTCGTCGATTGCGCGTTTCGCTGTAGCCGTTGCATTGCCGCTCGCCGCGCTGTCGTTCGCCGCCAGCACCGCCCCTGCGCACGCGCAGGACATGCCGTCCGGCGCGAAGCAGCCCAGTGAATTTCCGCGCGTGAAGCTGACCGCCGGCATGTTCGTGATCGACGCCGCGGTCGCCGCGAACGACGCGGACCGCGAGCAAGGTTTGATGTATCGCACGACCCTCGCGCCGAACGAAGGCATGCTGTTCGTCTTCAACGAGCGCGCGGTGCATTGCTTCTGGATGAAGAACACGTTGATCCCGCTGTCGATCGCATTCATGCGCGCCGACGGCACGGTCACCGATATCGACGAGATGCAGGCCGAGACCACCGACAATCACTGCCCGAAGAACAACGGGGTGTACGCGCTGGAGATGAGCAAGGGCTGGTTCACGTCGAAGGGCATCAAGCCGGGAATGAAGATTCAGGGCCTGCCGGCCGCGCAGCAATAA
- the fusA gene encoding elongation factor G, translating into MPRKTPIERYRNIGISAHIDAGKTTTTERILFYTGVTHKIGEVHDGAATMDWMEQEQERGITITSAATTAFWKGMAGNYPEHRINIIDTPGHVDFTIEVERSMRVLDGACMVYDSVGGVQPQSETVWRQANKYKVPRIAFVNKMDRVGADFFRVQRQIGDRLKGVAVPIQIPIGAEEHFQGVVDLVKMKAIFWDEENQGIKFEYRDIPAELAATAKEWHDKMVEAAAEASEELLDKYLGGETLSEEEIKHGIRTRCIANEIVPMLCGSAFKNKGVQAMLDAVIDYLPSPVDVPAITGHDEHDKEIERHPTDTDPFSALAFKIMTDPFVGQLIFFRVYSGVVNSGDTVYNAIKEKKERLGRILQMHANERKEIKEVYAGDIAAAVGLKEATTGDTLCDPNHVIILEKMIFPEPVISQAVEPKTKVDQEKMGIALNRLAQEDPSFRVQTDEESGQTIISGMGELHLEILVDRMKREFGVEATVGKPQVAYRETVRNKVEDVEGKFVKQSGGRGQYGHAVVTLEPAEQGKGYEFVDAIKGGVIPREYIPAVDKGIQETLKAGVLAGYPVVDVKVTLTFGSYHDVDSNENAFRMAGSMAFKEAMRKAKPVLLEPMMAVEVETPEDFMGNVMGDLSSRRGLVQGMEDIAGGGGKLVRAEVPLAEMFGYSTSLRSATQGRATYTMEFKHYAETPNNVAEAVINAKQK; encoded by the coding sequence GTGCCCCGCAAGACTCCCATCGAGCGCTACCGGAACATCGGCATCAGCGCTCACATCGATGCCGGCAAAACCACCACCACTGAACGCATCCTGTTCTACACAGGCGTGACCCACAAGATCGGCGAGGTTCACGACGGTGCGGCGACGATGGACTGGATGGAACAGGAGCAGGAGCGCGGCATCACGATCACGTCGGCGGCCACCACCGCTTTCTGGAAAGGCATGGCCGGCAACTATCCGGAGCATCGGATCAACATCATCGACACGCCGGGACACGTCGACTTCACGATCGAAGTGGAGCGCTCCATGCGCGTGCTCGACGGCGCGTGCATGGTGTACGACTCGGTCGGCGGCGTGCAGCCGCAATCCGAAACCGTATGGCGTCAGGCGAACAAGTACAAGGTGCCGCGCATCGCGTTCGTCAACAAGATGGACCGCGTGGGCGCGGATTTCTTCCGCGTGCAGCGGCAGATCGGCGATCGTCTGAAGGGCGTCGCGGTGCCGATCCAGATTCCGATCGGCGCGGAAGAGCACTTCCAGGGCGTGGTCGATCTGGTCAAGATGAAGGCGATCTTCTGGGACGAAGAGAACCAGGGCATCAAGTTCGAATACCGTGATATTCCGGCGGAGCTCGCGGCAACGGCCAAGGAATGGCACGACAAGATGGTCGAGGCCGCGGCCGAGGCCAGCGAGGAACTGCTCGACAAATATCTGGGCGGCGAGACGCTGAGCGAAGAGGAAATCAAGCACGGCATCCGCACCCGCTGCATCGCCAACGAAATCGTGCCGATGCTGTGCGGCAGCGCGTTCAAGAACAAGGGCGTGCAGGCCATGCTCGACGCGGTGATCGACTATCTGCCCTCGCCGGTCGACGTGCCCGCCATTACCGGCCACGACGAACACGACAAGGAGATCGAGCGTCACCCGACCGACACCGATCCGTTCTCGGCGCTCGCCTTCAAGATCATGACCGACCCGTTCGTCGGCCAGTTGATCTTCTTCCGCGTGTATTCGGGCGTGGTGAATTCGGGCGACACGGTCTACAACGCGATCAAGGAAAAGAAGGAACGCCTTGGCCGGATCCTGCAGATGCATGCGAACGAGCGCAAGGAAATCAAGGAGGTCTACGCGGGCGACATCGCCGCGGCCGTCGGTCTGAAGGAAGCGACGACGGGCGACACGCTGTGCGATCCGAACCACGTGATCATCCTCGAAAAGATGATTTTCCCGGAGCCGGTGATTTCGCAGGCCGTCGAGCCGAAGACCAAGGTCGACCAGGAAAAGATGGGTATCGCGCTGAACCGTCTTGCCCAGGAAGATCCGTCGTTCCGTGTGCAGACCGATGAAGAATCCGGCCAGACGATCATCTCCGGGATGGGAGAGCTGCACCTGGAAATTCTGGTCGACCGGATGAAGCGCGAGTTCGGCGTGGAAGCCACCGTCGGCAAGCCGCAGGTCGCGTATCGCGAAACGGTGCGCAACAAGGTCGAAGACGTGGAAGGCAAGTTCGTCAAGCAGTCGGGCGGCCGCGGTCAGTACGGTCACGCGGTGGTGACGCTGGAGCCGGCGGAGCAAGGCAAGGGCTACGAATTCGTCGATGCGATCAAGGGCGGCGTGATTCCGCGCGAGTACATCCCGGCGGTCGACAAGGGCATTCAGGAAACGCTGAAGGCCGGCGTGCTGGCGGGGTATCCGGTGGTCGACGTGAAGGTCACGCTGACCTTCGGTTCGTACCACGACGTCGACTCGAACGAAAACGCCTTCCGCATGGCGGGGTCGATGGCGTTCAAGGAAGCGATGCGCAAGGCGAAGCCGGTGCTGCTCGAACCGATGATGGCCGTCGAGGTGGAAACGCCGGAAGACTTCATGGGCAACGTGATGGGCGATCTGTCGAGCCGCCGTGGTCTGGTGCAAGGCATGGAAGACATCGCGGGCGGCGGCGGCAAGCTGGTGCGCGCCGAAGTGCCGCTCGCGGAGATGTTCGGTTATTCCACGTCGTTGCGCTCGGCCACTCAGGGCCGCGCCACGTACACGATGGAGTTCAAGCACTACGCCGAAACGCCGAACAACGTCGCCGAGGCGGTGATCAACGCGAAGCAGAAGTAA
- a CDS encoding cupin domain-containing protein has protein sequence MSQDHEHPHYKNEHPATPIDWREHGVKVIKGDQLDSNTAQTPGMNRAAAINAARVGAQKIWAGTVTIHPNAKTGAHHHGALESVIYVVRGQARMRWGEHLEFTAEAGPGDFIFVPPYVPHQEINASTDEPLECVLVRSDNEAVVVNLNIDAVEAPETVFWVDPIHKHPHDH, from the coding sequence ATGAGCCAGGATCACGAACATCCGCACTACAAGAACGAACATCCGGCCACGCCGATCGACTGGCGCGAGCACGGCGTGAAGGTCATCAAGGGCGATCAGCTCGACAGCAACACCGCGCAGACGCCGGGCATGAATCGCGCGGCCGCGATCAACGCAGCGCGGGTCGGCGCGCAGAAGATCTGGGCCGGCACGGTGACGATTCATCCGAACGCGAAGACCGGCGCGCATCATCATGGCGCGCTCGAAAGCGTGATCTACGTGGTGCGCGGCCAGGCACGCATGCGTTGGGGCGAACATCTCGAGTTCACCGCCGAAGCCGGCCCGGGCGACTTCATTTTCGTGCCGCCGTATGTTCCGCATCAGGAGATCAACGCGAGTACCGACGAGCCGCTCGAATGCGTGCTGGTGCGCAGCGACAACGAGGCCGTGGTGGTCAATCTGAACATCGACGCGGTCGAAGCGCCGGAAACCGTGTTCTGGGTCGATCCGATTCACAAGCATCCGCATGATCATTGA
- the icd gene encoding NADP-dependent isocitrate dehydrogenase, giving the protein MPYQHIKVPTGGEKITVNADFSLNVSDQPIIPYIEGDGTGLDITPVMIKVVDAAVEKAYGGKKKIHWMEIYAGEKSTKVYGPDVWLPEETLQVLKEYVVSIKGPLTTPVGGGIRSLNVALRQELDLYVCLRPVQYFKGVPSPVREPEKTNMVIFRENSEDIYAGIEWPAESEQAKKVIKFLTEEMGVKKIRFPETSGIGVKPVSREGTERLVRKAIQYAIDNDRRSVTLVHKGNIMKFTEGAFRDYGYALAQKEFAAELIDGGPWMKIKNPKTGGDIVVKDVIADAFLQQILLRPAEYDVIATLNLNGDYVSDALAAQVGGIGIAPGANLSDSVAMFEATHGTAPKYAGKDYVNPGSEILSAEMMLRHLGWFEAADLIIQSMEKSILQKRVTYDFARLMEGATQVSCSGFGQVLIENM; this is encoded by the coding sequence ATGCCGTATCAGCACATCAAGGTCCCCACCGGCGGCGAGAAAATCACCGTCAACGCAGATTTCTCGCTCAACGTTTCCGACCAGCCGATCATTCCGTACATCGAAGGTGACGGCACGGGTCTCGACATCACGCCGGTGATGATCAAGGTGGTGGACGCCGCGGTCGAAAAAGCCTACGGCGGCAAGAAGAAAATCCACTGGATGGAAATCTACGCCGGCGAGAAATCGACCAAGGTGTACGGACCGGACGTGTGGCTGCCGGAAGAGACGCTGCAGGTGCTCAAGGAATACGTGGTGTCGATCAAAGGGCCGCTCACCACGCCGGTCGGCGGCGGCATCCGTTCGCTGAACGTCGCGCTGCGCCAGGAACTGGATCTGTATGTGTGTCTGCGGCCAGTGCAGTATTTCAAGGGCGTGCCGTCGCCGGTGCGTGAGCCGGAAAAGACCAACATGGTGATCTTCCGCGAGAACTCGGAAGACATCTACGCCGGCATCGAATGGCCGGCCGAGTCCGAGCAGGCGAAGAAGGTCATCAAGTTCCTGACCGAAGAAATGGGCGTGAAGAAGATCCGCTTCCCGGAAACCTCGGGGATCGGCGTGAAGCCGGTGTCGCGCGAAGGCACCGAGCGGCTCGTGCGCAAGGCGATCCAGTACGCGATCGACAACGATCGCCGCTCGGTCACGCTGGTGCACAAGGGCAACATCATGAAGTTCACCGAGGGCGCGTTCCGCGACTACGGCTATGCGCTCGCGCAGAAGGAATTCGCGGCGGAGCTGATCGATGGCGGCCCGTGGATGAAGATCAAGAATCCGAAGACGGGTGGCGATATCGTCGTTAAAGACGTGATCGCGGACGCGTTCCTGCAGCAGATCCTGCTGCGTCCGGCTGAATACGACGTGATCGCCACGCTGAATCTGAACGGCGACTACGTGTCGGATGCGCTGGCCGCGCAAGTCGGCGGGATCGGCATCGCGCCGGGCGCGAATCTGTCGGACTCGGTCGCGATGTTCGAAGCCACGCACGGTACGGCGCCCAAGTACGCGGGCAAGGACTACGTGAATCCGGGGTCCGAAATTCTGTCGGCGGAAATGATGCTGCGTCACCTCGGCTGGTTCGAAGCGGCCGACCTGATCATCCAGTCGATGGAAAAGTCGATCCTGCAGAAACGCGTCACATACGACTTCGCGCGTTTGATGG